A genome region from Plasmodium vivax chromosome 11, whole genome shotgun sequence includes the following:
- a CDS encoding hypothetical protein, conserved (encoded by transcript PVX_113660A), whose product MDLATREGFPNGHLMHHGEAPQKGRKGQRHLGDPRSYPNHSADELDEANKGHPSGMNSSHLAANNHSVANNAEKEHANGETEGRANYVSKEYKVHWREKERIQKVINKEKELEKDFAKREKEWVELEEQIRNDTYKEWNKLQQIKKKDIAKMIEYDLKGEQENANLSTSKKREMRNSKRKKEKELDDLDRLDEMREASEAAREAEREAAKETAKEAAKEAAKEAANEAANEAANEAANEADKNAPHGGENQPERKNSDQLAEDATGKEPNQQEGKDSGSASKPKSSFFMNALSFVFDRSGEAAGEEKGGEAAEKDTAENEHAKNGNMEKGNTEKGNVEKDTAENEHEENPCVEKTSAQGCTREEAEARSSKRKPPAAEPINIKVNEKKKKKKSGDPESASRVSTRRGLQNVFSGTEEDELFAGKKGKDGAVASEGVEAAADRAEAAADVIEQSKKILEMVPSSEEEIFNFPINWAVLNQKGNIITKLKPWICKKIIEYIGSDEKEVTGEISNYFVDQVLKERAPKEMLVEAEKFLDADGKKFILNMYRLIIFEQLKLTSAV is encoded by the coding sequence ATGGACCTCGCGACCAGGGAAGGATTCCCCAACGGGCACCTGATGCACCACGGGGAGGCCCcgcagaaggggaggaagggcCAGAGGCACCTCGGAGACCCCCGAAGCTACCCCAATCACAGTGCCGACGAGTTGGACGAGGCTAACAAGGGTCACCCCAGCGGGATGAACAGCAGCCACCTCGCCGCAAACAACCACTCCGTCGCAAACAACGCAGAAAAGGAGCATGCGAATGGAGAGACAGAAGGAAGAGCCAACTACGTGAGCAAAGAATATAAGGTGCACtggagggaaaaggaaagaatacAAAAGGTTATTAATAAGGAGAAGGAACTGGAAAAGGACTTTgcgaagagggaaaaggaaTGGGTCGAATTGGAGGAGCAAATAAGAAATGATACTTACAAAGAGTGGAACAAACTGCAGCagataaagaagaaagacATAGCCAAGATGATAGAATATGATTTAAAGGGGGAGCAGGAGAATGCGAATTTGTCTACGtcgaagaagagggagatGAGGAActcgaagaggaagaaggagaaggagctgGACGACTTAGACCGCCTCGACGAGATGAGGGAGGCGAGTGAGGCGGCGAGGGAAGCCGAGAGAGAGGCTGCCAAAGAAACCGCCAAAGAAGCCGCCAAAGAGGCCGCCAAAGAGGCCGCCAACGAAGCCGCCAACGAGGCTGCCAACGAAGCCGCCAACGAGGCCGATAAAAACGCCCCtcacgggggggagaaccAACCGGAGAGGAAGAACTCAGACCAACTTGCCGAAGACGCAACCGGGAAGGAACCCAATCAACAAGAGGGCAAAGACAGTGGGAGTGCGTCTAAGCCCAAGAGcagtttttttatgaatgcCTTGTCCTTCGTTTTTGACAGGAGTGGTGAGGcagcgggggaggagaagggggGCGAGGCAGCGGAGAAGGACACTGCGGAGAATGAACATGCGAAGAACGGAAATATGGAGAAGGGCAATACGGAGAAGGGCAATGTGGAGAAGGACACTGCGGAGAATGAACATGAGGAGAACCCCTGCGTGGAAAAAACTTCTGCGCAGGGCTGCACCCGGGAAGAGGCGGAGGCGCGCTCGAGCAAGCGGAAGCCCCCCGCCGCGGAACCGATCAACATAAAGGtgaacgagaaaaaaaaaaaaaaaaaaagcggagaCCCGGAGAGCGCGAGCAGGGTGTCCACCAGGAGGGGCCTACAAAACGTGTTCAGCGGGACCGAGGAGGATGAGCTGTTCGCAGGGAAAAAGGGTAAGGACGGAGCAGTCGCATCGGAAGGAGTAGAAGCAGCCGCGGACAGAGCAGAAGCTGCCGCGGACGTGATAGAACAGTCGAAAAAAATTCTGGAGATGGTCCCCTCCAGCGAAGAAGAGATATTTAACTTCCCCATAAACTGGGCGGTCCTAaatcaaaagggaaatataattacaaagcTGAAGCCGTggatttgtaaaaaaataatagagtACATAGGCTCCGATGAGAAGGAGGTGACAGGCGAAATTAGCAACTACTTCGTCGACCAAGTGTTGAAGGAGAGAGCTCCAAAGGAGATGCTCGTTGAGGCCGAGAAGTTTTTAGATGCGGATGGCAAGAAGTTCATTTTGAATATGTATAGGCTGATCATCTTCGAGCAGCTGAAGCTGACCAGCGCTGTGTGA